The Sesamum indicum cultivar Zhongzhi No. 13 linkage group LG6, S_indicum_v1.0, whole genome shotgun sequence genome has a segment encoding these proteins:
- the LOC105163935 gene encoding uncharacterized protein LOC105163935 produces MNAVTTSDPDNGVCGSDSDANSDDSAEYYQPISTVDSGGEDEDHGRDRVLSDQDPNLNFYHLPNGWVENGVSSLDLSDKDHESDEEEEEEEEAMESEMAIERAFREDERRRNAPLTAENAVRVMEAMRGISFGGGAPDWAGQVPEDQWIDRLRRLRRPSSAASAASATN; encoded by the coding sequence ATGAATGCGGTGACTACTTCCGACCCTGATAACGGTGTATGCGGCAGCGATTCTGACGCGAATTCCGACGATTCTGCGGAATACTATCAGCCCATCTCCACCGTTGACAGCGGCGGCGAGGACGAAGACCACGGCCGAGACAGAGTGCTTTCCGATCAAGATCCAAACCTTAATTTCTATCATCTGCCCAATGGGTGGGTGGAGAATGGAGTATCATCGCTTGATCTGAGCGACAAAGACCATGAAagtgatgaagaagaagaggaggaagaggaggcTATGGAATCGGAGATGGCGATAGAGAGAGCATTCAGAGAGGACGAGAGGCGGCGCAACGCTCCCTTGACGGCGGAGAACGCCGTGAGAGTGATGGAGGCCATGCGTGGGATCTCGTTTGGGGGCGGCGCTCCTGACTGGGCGGGCCAGGTCCCTGAGGATCAGTGGATCGATCGGCTCCGGAGATTAAGGAGACCATCATCTGCTGCCTCGGCTGCTTCTGCTACAAACTGA